The Fibrobacter sp. UWB2 genome window below encodes:
- a CDS encoding bifunctional indole-3-glycerol phosphate synthase/phosphoribosylanthranilate isomerase: MSEDILQKIVRMRRKDIDRLGLNFNIDIPEARRVGHTEFLGNAGAILEVKRASPSKGDIAPDLNPVELATTYAEAHAQAVSVLTEMNFFKGSLRDLIAVADLMERRRQQGLHTCAVLRKDFLLFEDEIDIAYRCGADAVLLIARILDDEQLVKMAQRAQKFGIQAFVEVREADDFRKLSVVTAALGDAAAKTIVAGVNSRDLATFHTDPLIPASVRSKLPAKAVFESGILSAADATYARNLGFTGILVGEAVAKNPPLAKDVVSAFESGCENARGQFWKKFAERKFANNETRAASSQDARRPLVKICGITREEDGLLAAELGADMLGFVFSTTKRLTTEEFVTSFSTKLRAARNDGSPLLVGVITDPNSAEGKTAIKLAQEGVLDAVQFHGVNPHNSIDDASSNALPYYCAARIGAPEDFDYVASLRKNGEPRILLDAKVEGIPGGTGKTIPESLLREKANGAPLWLAGGINPENVATLCEKFHPELIDVSSGIEDAPGIKNHDKMKALFAEFAAK; the protein is encoded by the coding sequence ATGAGCGAAGATATTTTGCAAAAAATCGTGCGGATGCGCCGCAAAGACATCGATAGACTTGGACTGAATTTCAACATTGATATTCCCGAGGCGCGTCGCGTTGGTCATACTGAATTTTTGGGTAACGCAGGAGCCATCCTTGAGGTCAAGAGGGCTTCGCCATCCAAGGGAGACATCGCACCGGACTTGAATCCGGTGGAACTCGCCACGACTTACGCCGAAGCACACGCTCAAGCCGTTTCCGTGCTGACCGAAATGAACTTTTTCAAGGGCTCGCTCCGAGACCTGATTGCCGTTGCAGACTTGATGGAACGCCGCCGTCAGCAGGGCTTGCACACTTGCGCTGTCCTCCGCAAAGATTTCCTTTTATTTGAAGACGAAATTGACATCGCTTATCGCTGTGGCGCCGATGCCGTACTACTCATCGCCCGCATCCTCGACGACGAACAGCTCGTGAAAATGGCACAGCGCGCGCAGAAGTTCGGCATTCAGGCATTCGTTGAAGTCCGCGAAGCTGATGATTTCCGCAAGCTCTCCGTTGTGACAGCCGCTCTCGGTGATGCAGCCGCCAAGACGATCGTCGCAGGCGTCAATTCCCGCGACCTCGCCACATTCCACACGGACCCGCTGATTCCCGCAAGCGTTCGCAGCAAGCTCCCCGCCAAAGCCGTTTTTGAATCGGGCATTCTGAGCGCCGCCGATGCGACATACGCCCGCAATCTCGGATTCACGGGAATTCTCGTCGGTGAAGCTGTCGCCAAGAATCCGCCGCTCGCCAAAGACGTGGTCAGCGCATTCGAAAGCGGATGCGAAAACGCCCGCGGGCAGTTCTGGAAGAAATTTGCCGAACGCAAGTTTGCCAATAACGAGACTCGCGCCGCCTCATCACAAGATGCGCGCCGCCCGCTCGTGAAAATCTGCGGCATCACCCGTGAAGAAGACGGTCTCCTCGCCGCCGAACTCGGCGCCGACATGCTCGGTTTCGTGTTCAGCACCACCAAGAGGCTCACCACCGAAGAATTCGTAACGTCATTCTCGACCAAGCTCCGCGCAGCTCGCAATGACGGATCTCCGCTTCTCGTTGGCGTGATTACCGACCCGAATTCCGCCGAAGGCAAAACCGCCATCAAGCTCGCCCAAGAAGGCGTACTCGACGCGGTGCAGTTCCACGGCGTTAATCCGCACAATTCCATCGATGACGCATCCAGTAATGCCCTCCCCTACTACTGCGCAGCACGCATAGGCGCCCCCGAAGATTTTGATTACGTCGCAAGTCTCCGCAAAAACGGCGAACCCCGCATTTTGCTGGACGCCAAGGTCGAAGGCATCCCCGGCGGCACCGGCAAGACCATCCCCGAATCGCTCCTCCGCGAAAAAGCAAACGGAGCCCCGCTCTGGCTCGCCGGCGGCATCAATCCAGAAAACGTCGCCACCCTCTGCGAAAAGTTCCACCCCGAACTCATCGACGTATCTAGCGGCATCGAAGACGCCCCCGGCATCAAGAATCACGACAAGATGAAAGCGCTGTTTGCGGAATTCGCTGCAAAATAG
- the trpB gene encoding tryptophan synthase subunit beta codes for MITSNNGFFDKFGGKYVAEIIRRPLDDLEAAFNKYIHDPEFLEELRIIQRDYIGRETPLYFAPTATKLLGGAQIYIKLEGLANTGAHKINNAIGQCLLAKKMGKTRIIAETGAGQHGLATAAACAKLGLECVVYMGEVDVRRQQPNVATMEMYGAKVVPVTSGSRTLKDAVNEAMRDWATNFQNTHYVLGSALGPAPFPDIVRTFQSIIGEEVKRQAAERNIDIAAVVACVGGGSNSIGVFTPFIEDKNVRLIGAEAGGVGPNVGENAARMTGNASREGIVQGYKSRFLIDEDGQSMPTRSISAGLDYMGIGPQLAALGESGRVEFTAILDKEALEAVKFFARNEGILFALESAHAGAAAMKIAKELPKDKALVINMSGRGDKDIFITSPVFRPEKWKEFLKAELVRLENNEDIHDAEIMTRK; via the coding sequence ATGATTACTTCTAATAACGGTTTCTTTGACAAGTTCGGCGGCAAGTACGTTGCCGAAATCATCCGCCGCCCGCTCGACGACCTCGAAGCGGCATTCAACAAGTACATCCACGATCCGGAATTTCTCGAAGAGCTCCGCATCATCCAGCGCGACTATATTGGCCGCGAAACTCCGCTGTACTTTGCCCCGACGGCAACCAAGCTCTTGGGCGGTGCGCAGATTTACATCAAGCTCGAAGGTCTCGCCAACACAGGCGCCCACAAGATCAACAACGCTATCGGTCAGTGCCTTTTGGCCAAGAAGATGGGCAAGACCCGCATCATCGCCGAAACGGGTGCCGGTCAGCACGGCCTCGCCACTGCAGCCGCTTGCGCAAAGCTCGGCCTCGAATGCGTCGTGTACATGGGTGAAGTCGACGTCCGTCGTCAGCAGCCGAACGTAGCAACGATGGAAATGTACGGCGCAAAGGTTGTGCCGGTCACGAGCGGTAGCCGCACGCTCAAGGATGCCGTAAACGAAGCCATGCGCGACTGGGCAACAAACTTCCAGAACACGCACTATGTGCTCGGATCCGCACTCGGCCCAGCCCCGTTCCCGGATATCGTTCGCACGTTCCAGTCCATCATCGGTGAAGAAGTCAAGCGCCAAGCCGCCGAACGCAACATCGACATCGCAGCCGTTGTCGCTTGCGTGGGTGGCGGTAGCAACTCCATCGGCGTGTTCACGCCGTTTATCGAAGACAAGAATGTACGATTGATCGGTGCAGAAGCTGGTGGCGTTGGCCCGAACGTCGGCGAAAACGCAGCCCGCATGACGGGTAACGCCAGCCGCGAAGGCATTGTGCAGGGTTACAAGAGCCGCTTCCTCATTGACGAAGACGGTCAATCCATGCCAACGCGCTCCATTTCGGCAGGTCTCGACTACATGGGCATTGGCCCGCAGCTCGCTGCCCTAGGTGAATCTGGCCGCGTGGAATTCACGGCTATTCTCGACAAGGAAGCTCTTGAAGCCGTCAAGTTCTTTGCCCGTAACGAAGGCATTTTGTTCGCACTCGAAAGCGCACACGCCGGTGCAGCAGCCATGAAGATTGCGAAGGAACTCCCGAAAGACAAGGCGCTCGTCATCAACATGAGTGGCCGCGGTGACAAGGACATCTTCATCACAAGCCCGGTGTTCCGCCCCGAAAAGTGGAAGGAATTCCTCAAGGCCGAACTTGTTCGCCTCGAAAACAACGAAGACATCCACGACGCCGAAATTATGACAAGGAAGTAA
- the trpA gene encoding tryptophan synthase subunit alpha, giving the protein MNLMSHLIAGFPDAETSIAIADALVKGGANILEIQLAFSDPSADGPAIQTASTIALEKGYSTKQGLAIVKQIHERHPETPIYIMTYGSLAFTPGVENFVKMCKDAGVSACIIPDLPFDHDEGLTEACKKHGLENIPVAAPSMTKERLETMASASFKYIYAALRAGTTGSETTIDQATLDFIDTVGKHGAKVLGGFGIRNGEQSKVLSKHVYAVVAGSVFVNIVLANADTTEGRAKAIAAIEAKAKEIAGK; this is encoded by the coding sequence ATGAATTTAATGTCTCATCTTATTGCGGGTTTTCCTGACGCTGAAACTTCTATCGCCATCGCCGACGCACTTGTGAAGGGTGGCGCCAACATTCTTGAAATCCAGCTTGCCTTCAGCGACCCGAGCGCAGACGGTCCCGCCATCCAGACGGCATCCACCATCGCTCTTGAAAAAGGCTATTCCACTAAGCAGGGTCTCGCCATCGTGAAGCAGATTCACGAACGCCACCCCGAAACGCCGATCTACATCATGACTTACGGCTCCCTCGCCTTTACTCCGGGCGTCGAAAACTTCGTCAAGATGTGCAAGGACGCAGGTGTTTCTGCTTGCATCATTCCGGACCTTCCGTTCGACCACGACGAAGGCCTCACCGAAGCTTGCAAGAAGCACGGTCTCGAAAACATCCCAGTGGCGGCTCCCTCCATGACTAAGGAACGCCTTGAAACAATGGCTTCAGCCAGTTTCAAGTACATCTACGCCGCACTCCGCGCAGGTACCACCGGAAGCGAAACAACGATTGACCAGGCAACGCTTGACTTTATCGACACAGTCGGTAAGCATGGCGCCAAGGTTCTCGGCGGTTTCGGTATCCGCAACGGAGAACAGTCCAAGGTGCTTTCGAAGCATGTGTACGCTGTGGTCGCAGGTTCCGTGTTCGTGAACATCGTGCTCGCCAACGCAGACACCACCGAAGGCCGCGCAAAGGCCATCGCCGCCATCGAAGCCAAAGCGAAGGAAATCGCCGGGAAGTAA
- a CDS encoding aconitate hydratase — translation MLFNFDMIQATYARIPARVAVARKQLGRPLTLAEKILYSHLIDGAENRTYKRGADFAEFHPDRVAMQDATAQMALLQFTTAGKSRVAVPSSVHCDHLIIAREGVEKDLPRAKEESKEVYDFLQSVSAKYGIDCWLPGAGIIHQVVLENYAFPGGMMIGTDSHTVNAGGLGMLAIGVGGADAVDAMVGLPWELKYPKMIGVKLTGKLQGFATAKDIILKLAGILTVKGGTNAIIEYFGEGARSLSATGKATIANMGAEVGATCSTFSYDDSMSRYLRATGRADVADAADKIAADLKADPEVEAEPEKYFDRVVEIDLNTLIPHYNGPFSPDRAFAVTDMAESLKATETKPESTPVVSAALIGSCTNSSYEDLYMAANMIKQALAKGLTPKCPLLINPGSEQVRYTAERDGLIDLFKQFGATIMTNACGPCIGRWDRAGADKKELNTIVHSFNRNFAKRADGNPNTHAFVASPLMAVIAALSGDIRFNPMTDTLVNNEGKAVKLDPPEQCELPPKGFDVKDAGYQAPAADGSNITVSINPTSKRLQALAPFAAWDGKDIVGAPLLIKAKGKCTTDHISMAGPWLNYRGHLENISNNMLIGAVNAFNGETNKVLCQCGEYKEVPELAKIYKAKGTGSIVIGDENYGEGSSREHAAMEPRFLGVKAVIVKSFARIHETNLKKQGMLALTFKNAADYDKIQEQDVFDIVGLTKFAPGSEFTLVAHHKDGSVDNIALSHTYNEQQWAWFKAGSALNLIRANNK, via the coding sequence ATGCTTTTTAATTTCGACATGATCCAGGCCACATACGCCCGCATTCCTGCACGCGTCGCTGTTGCCCGCAAGCAGCTTGGCCGCCCGCTCACTCTCGCCGAGAAGATTCTCTACAGCCACCTGATCGATGGCGCAGAAAACAGAACCTACAAGCGCGGCGCTGATTTTGCCGAATTCCACCCGGACCGCGTTGCCATGCAAGACGCAACCGCCCAGATGGCCCTCCTCCAGTTCACGACTGCTGGCAAGTCCCGCGTGGCTGTGCCGAGCTCTGTGCACTGCGACCACTTGATTATCGCTCGTGAAGGTGTCGAAAAGGACCTTCCGCGCGCCAAGGAAGAAAGCAAGGAAGTGTACGATTTCTTGCAGTCCGTCTCTGCCAAGTACGGCATTGACTGCTGGCTCCCGGGTGCAGGCATCATCCACCAGGTGGTGCTCGAAAACTACGCCTTCCCAGGCGGAATGATGATCGGTACCGACTCCCACACCGTGAACGCAGGCGGTCTCGGCATGCTCGCGATTGGTGTGGGCGGTGCAGACGCTGTGGACGCCATGGTCGGCCTCCCCTGGGAACTCAAGTACCCGAAGATGATCGGTGTGAAGCTCACCGGCAAACTCCAGGGCTTTGCAACCGCAAAGGACATCATCCTCAAGCTCGCAGGCATCCTCACTGTTAAGGGTGGCACGAACGCTATTATCGAATACTTTGGCGAAGGCGCACGCAGCCTCTCCGCAACAGGCAAGGCAACCATTGCCAACATGGGTGCCGAAGTGGGCGCTACCTGCTCCACCTTCAGCTACGACGATTCCATGAGCCGCTACCTCCGCGCTACTGGCCGTGCCGACGTCGCTGACGCCGCCGACAAGATTGCCGCCGACCTCAAGGCCGACCCGGAAGTTGAAGCCGAACCGGAAAAGTACTTCGACCGCGTTGTGGAAATCGACCTCAACACGCTCATCCCGCATTACAACGGCCCGTTCAGCCCGGACCGTGCTTTCGCAGTGACCGACATGGCAGAATCCCTCAAGGCTACCGAAACGAAGCCGGAATCTACGCCGGTCGTGAGTGCCGCCCTCATCGGTTCTTGCACGAACTCCAGCTACGAAGACCTTTACATGGCCGCCAACATGATCAAGCAGGCTCTCGCCAAGGGTCTCACCCCGAAGTGCCCGCTCCTCATCAACCCGGGTTCCGAACAAGTTCGCTACACTGCTGAACGCGACGGCCTCATCGATTTGTTCAAGCAGTTCGGTGCAACGATTATGACAAACGCCTGCGGTCCTTGCATTGGCCGCTGGGACCGCGCCGGTGCCGACAAGAAGGAACTCAACACCATCGTCCACAGCTTTAACCGCAACTTCGCAAAGCGCGCTGACGGCAACCCGAATACGCACGCCTTCGTTGCCTCCCCGCTCATGGCTGTAATCGCCGCCCTCTCTGGCGACATCCGCTTCAACCCGATGACCGACACCCTCGTCAATAACGAAGGCAAGGCCGTGAAGCTCGATCCGCCGGAACAGTGCGAACTCCCGCCGAAGGGCTTCGACGTGAAGGACGCGGGCTACCAGGCTCCGGCTGCCGATGGTTCCAACATCACCGTTTCCATCAACCCGACCAGCAAGCGCCTCCAGGCTCTCGCCCCGTTCGCCGCCTGGGACGGCAAGGACATCGTGGGCGCCCCGCTCCTCATCAAGGCCAAGGGCAAGTGCACCACCGACCACATTTCTATGGCAGGTCCGTGGCTCAACTACCGCGGTCACCTCGAAAACATTTCGAACAACATGCTCATTGGCGCCGTGAACGCCTTCAACGGCGAAACGAACAAGGTTCTCTGCCAGTGCGGTGAATACAAGGAAGTCCCCGAACTTGCCAAGATTTACAAGGCCAAGGGCACGGGCTCCATCGTGATTGGTGACGAAAACTATGGTGAAGGAAGTAGCCGCGAACACGCCGCCATGGAACCGCGTTTCCTCGGCGTGAAGGCCGTGATTGTGAAGAGCTTCGCCCGCATCCACGAAACGAACCTCAAGAAGCAGGGCATGCTCGCCCTCACCTTCAAGAATGCCGCCGACTACGACAAGATCCAGGAACAGGACGTGTTCGACATCGTCGGCCTCACCAAGTTCGCTCCAGGTTCCGAGTTCACGCTCGTCGCCCATCACAAGGATGGCTCGGTCGATAACATCGCCTTAAGCCACACCTACAACGAACAGCAGTGGGCATGGTTCAAGGCCGGCTCCGCCCTCAACTTGATCCGCGCGAACAACAAGTAA